Proteins encoded by one window of bacterium:
- a CDS encoding TIGR03960 family B12-binding radical SAM protein, translated as MLKRDLEQRFFPFVIKPGRYAGGEIGQIVKDPAGRVNYLHCYPDKYEIGHSYQGLQTLYHIINKDDRFLCERAFAVDRDAEALLRKEQLPLFSLESWRSAKDFDAVGFTLVDETVYTNVLAMIDLAQLALHAADRLDSDPLVIAGGPAVYNPEPLADFIDLFFVGDAEDGLPEMLAILGELKHASRREKLEALARRVESVYIPRFYNEQRKSIVDFAPAMIKARITRELKPEFYPDKPIVPLIETVHNFLGVEIMRGCPQGCRFCLAGTIYRPVRIRPQNDIMRQVEAQLNNTGYDEVSLTALSTTDYPEIDQLASTLSRRLEPQRTSIGLPSLRPGSVSASLLESVRRVRKSGLTVAAEAGSERLRLFIRKDFPDAAIFDTVRLAFEKGWQTIKLYFMLGLPTETEEDLRGIANIIHSIHQISQEYPNKKTINVTLSPFIPKAHTPFQWDESFGEEAIGHKIGFVKRHTRINQVSFKVNNPQLAILSTILGRGGRAIGKVIETAYRKGCRFEGWSEDFHFNLWLSAMEEHGVDVAASLRPIPFSADLPWSHIEKGRSLESLVAERQRTSTTLRDYTPLPRETVEESGDTTAYGRGKKKVVSRNAAAPTKNRARLRWGKTTRYRFMSHLDNLRMIERALRRARVPVSYSQGFNPTPKLSFGPPLPLGFTSEAEYVDITLDVTLMAYMIDSLRKALPDGFMVGDAKVVLGKSASLSSALNRVRYELSLDCWQADAPIQEMIDTILAAESLVIERPSKDYTRPIDIRPAIYELSVSQQKVSMVLGLGEAGYARPTEVAQFLSTGLIFPNNGLPFHRKEMFRLESDGRRIDAMDL; from the coding sequence ATGCTTAAAAGAGACTTAGAACAGCGCTTCTTTCCCTTTGTTATCAAGCCGGGCCGATATGCCGGCGGCGAGATCGGCCAGATCGTCAAAGATCCCGCCGGTCGGGTCAACTACCTGCATTGTTATCCGGACAAGTATGAGATAGGCCACTCCTACCAGGGACTACAGACCCTTTATCATATCATCAATAAGGATGATCGCTTCCTCTGCGAACGAGCGTTTGCCGTCGATCGCGATGCCGAAGCACTACTACGCAAAGAGCAACTCCCGCTATTCTCTCTGGAAAGCTGGCGCTCCGCCAAAGATTTCGACGCGGTCGGCTTTACGCTTGTCGATGAAACGGTATATACCAATGTCCTGGCGATGATCGACCTCGCGCAATTGGCGTTGCACGCGGCAGATCGACTCGACTCCGATCCGCTCGTGATCGCCGGAGGACCGGCAGTCTATAATCCCGAACCGCTCGCTGATTTCATCGATCTCTTTTTTGTCGGCGATGCTGAAGATGGTCTCCCCGAAATGCTCGCCATCCTGGGCGAACTGAAGCATGCTTCCCGCCGGGAAAAACTCGAGGCGCTGGCCCGTCGCGTTGAATCGGTCTATATCCCGCGATTCTACAATGAACAGCGCAAATCGATAGTTGACTTTGCGCCAGCCATGATCAAAGCGCGCATCACGCGCGAATTGAAACCTGAATTTTACCCGGACAAGCCGATCGTCCCACTTATCGAGACTGTCCACAATTTTCTCGGCGTGGAGATCATGCGCGGTTGCCCGCAGGGATGTCGCTTCTGTTTGGCCGGGACGATCTACCGACCGGTCCGCATCCGCCCCCAAAATGATATCATGCGACAGGTCGAGGCTCAGCTCAACAATACCGGCTATGACGAAGTGAGCTTGACTGCCCTGTCGACCACCGACTATCCGGAGATCGATCAACTGGCATCGACCCTTTCGCGACGCCTGGAACCTCAGCGGACTTCTATCGGCTTGCCGTCATTGCGTCCGGGCTCGGTGAGTGCCAGCCTGCTGGAATCAGTGCGACGAGTGCGTAAATCCGGATTGACGGTTGCCGCCGAGGCTGGCTCCGAACGACTCCGCCTCTTCATTCGCAAAGATTTTCCCGATGCCGCCATCTTTGACACCGTTCGCCTCGCGTTCGAAAAAGGGTGGCAGACCATCAAGCTCTATTTCATGCTTGGCCTGCCGACCGAAACCGAGGAGGATCTGCGCGGGATCGCCAATATCATTCACTCAATTCACCAGATCAGCCAGGAATATCCGAATAAGAAGACGATCAATGTTACGCTTTCGCCGTTCATTCCCAAGGCGCATACGCCGTTCCAATGGGATGAGTCGTTCGGCGAGGAAGCGATCGGACATAAGATCGGTTTCGTGAAACGTCACACCCGGATCAACCAGGTGTCGTTCAAAGTGAATAATCCGCAACTGGCGATCCTGTCGACCATTCTCGGTCGTGGTGGGCGCGCTATCGGCAAAGTGATCGAGACTGCCTATCGCAAAGGATGTCGCTTCGAAGGCTGGAGCGAGGACTTCCACTTCAACCTCTGGCTCTCCGCGATGGAAGAACATGGCGTCGATGTGGCGGCATCACTGCGGCCGATCCCATTCTCCGCTGACTTGCCCTGGTCGCATATCGAAAAAGGGAGATCGCTGGAGAGCCTGGTCGCCGAACGCCAGCGCACTTCCACAACCCTGCGCGATTACACCCCTTTGCCTCGCGAGACGGTCGAGGAGAGTGGCGACACCACCGCCTATGGGCGCGGTAAAAAGAAAGTGGTATCACGCAATGCGGCAGCGCCGACCAAAAATCGTGCCCGCCTCCGCTGGGGGAAAACTACTCGCTATCGCTTCATGTCGCATCTCGATAATTTGCGGATGATCGAGCGAGCGCTTCGCCGCGCCCGAGTGCCGGTCTCCTATAGCCAGGGATTTAATCCGACCCCGAAACTATCATTCGGCCCGCCCCTGCCACTTGGATTCACGTCCGAGGCGGAGTATGTCGATATTACCTTAGATGTCACGTTGATGGCGTACATGATCGACTCGCTCAGGAAAGCGCTCCCCGATGGCTTTATGGTTGGCGATGCCAAAGTGGTGCTCGGAAAGTCCGCCTCCCTGTCATCGGCCCTCAATCGTGTTCGCTATGAACTTTCGCTGGATTGTTGGCAAGCCGATGCGCCGATCCAGGAGATGATAGATACCATACTGGCGGCAGAGAGTTTGGTGATTGAACGCCCGAGCAAAGATTACACCAGGCCAATCGATATCCGCCCCGCGATCTATGAATTGTCGGTGAGCCAGCAGAAAGTTTCCATGGTGCTTGGCCTGGGCGAAGCAGGTTATGCCCGACCCACTGAGGTCGCGCAATTTCTCTCAACCGGGCTGATCTTTCCGAACAACGGCCTGCCCTTCCATCGAAAAGAGATGTTTCGACTGGAGTCAGATGGCCGCAGAATAGATGCAATGGATCTTTAA
- the rsmB gene encoding 16S rRNA (cytosine(967)-C(5))-methyltransferase RsmB, with the protein MTESRSKTSDKQFDRVRAASLEALILIEQGTQTETAIQQVTEGKRFRPIDTRFLLQLVNGTTKMRRRLDYEIRFYLARPAVSLSIKLMNILRLGFYQLIFTDKVPAAAAVSESVNLARHFTDDAQAKLVNAVMRARLREPEKVKFASIEENPVKHLAEFYSYPDYFVEYCVNEFGVEKSLQLLIAYNQPPHVTYRVNFLKAKPDEVAHLLQENHVDFRYGKFLPEFIHIDGPGLPLEEPLIATGKVLVQDESAGVAVRLLNPRQGENIVDLTAAPGGKATYAAIRMRNKGRITALDKSHQRLQIVVENAQRLGIKIIAPVVSDLADFKGGPFDRVIIDPPCSGWGTAGKHSDLRWAKSAADVENLSKIQAKMIDRAARLVKPGGILVYSTCTIIRKENDQIVEEFLLRNKKFELESAAQYFPPELVNERGFVKTYPAIEGLDGAFCARFKCRLEG; encoded by the coding sequence ATGACCGAAAGCAGATCAAAAACAAGCGACAAACAATTCGACCGCGTCCGTGCCGCCTCGCTTGAGGCGCTTATCCTGATCGAACAGGGGACACAGACCGAAACCGCCATCCAGCAGGTGACCGAAGGAAAACGGTTCCGTCCGATCGACACCCGCTTCCTGCTGCAATTGGTGAACGGGACGACCAAGATGCGCCGGCGTCTCGACTACGAGATCCGTTTCTATCTGGCGCGTCCGGCGGTCTCGCTTTCGATCAAGCTGATGAATATCCTTCGGCTCGGTTTCTACCAACTGATCTTTACCGACAAAGTCCCGGCCGCGGCGGCCGTCTCGGAGTCGGTGAATCTCGCCCGGCACTTCACCGATGATGCGCAGGCGAAACTGGTCAATGCCGTCATGCGCGCGCGCTTGCGCGAGCCGGAAAAAGTCAAGTTCGCATCGATCGAAGAAAACCCGGTCAAACATCTCGCCGAGTTTTATTCCTACCCCGATTATTTCGTCGAATACTGCGTTAATGAATTCGGCGTGGAGAAATCTCTACAACTGCTGATTGCGTACAACCAGCCGCCGCATGTCACCTATCGGGTCAATTTCCTGAAAGCGAAACCGGATGAGGTCGCTCACCTGTTGCAGGAAAACCATGTCGACTTCCGCTACGGCAAATTTCTGCCGGAATTCATTCATATCGATGGTCCCGGTCTTCCGCTTGAGGAACCGCTGATCGCCACCGGCAAAGTGCTGGTGCAGGATGAGTCGGCGGGAGTGGCCGTGCGTTTGCTCAATCCGCGTCAGGGAGAGAATATCGTCGACCTGACTGCCGCTCCCGGCGGCAAAGCGACCTACGCGGCTATCCGTATGCGTAACAAGGGACGGATCACCGCGCTCGACAAGTCGCATCAGCGGCTCCAGATCGTGGTCGAAAACGCACAGCGCCTTGGTATCAAGATCATTGCCCCGGTCGTTTCCGATCTCGCTGATTTCAAAGGCGGACCGTTCGACCGAGTCATCATTGACCCGCCCTGTTCCGGATGGGGGACTGCCGGCAAACACTCTGACCTTCGCTGGGCCAAGTCTGCCGCCGACGTCGAAAACCTGTCCAAGATCCAGGCCAAGATGATCGACCGTGCCGCCCGTCTGGTCAAGCCGGGGGGGATACTGGTTTATTCCACTTGCACCATCATCCGCAAAGAGAACGACCAGATCGTCGAGGAATTCCTGCTCCGCAACAAGAAGTTCGAGCTTGAATCGGCGGCCCAGTATTTTCCGCCGGAGCTGGTGAACGAACGCGGCTTTGTCAAAACCTACCCGGCGATCGAGGGGCTCGATGGCGCCTTTTGCGCCCGCTTCAAGTGCCGCCTCGAAGGATGA
- a CDS encoding PASTA domain-containing protein: MGQITLGDPNTKIFLGKYLPAGTLRRRLAFYLGIPFLALLLLAGIFDWMVMPVITRQGADFPLPSYVDMKVIEAEMQLEDLDLSYSIAGEEYAPGKEKGTIINQFPIAGTRVKPGRQIKFVISMGQKYVDIPQVGGKSVRQATLDLEASGLLLGEVSWAFSDTIPERVVVFSYPAAGTEVPVGTKINLMVNRGRASEYTYVPKMVGMPLDDAVKLLEQKGLKVGIVTYRTNDNFLPDTILEQSEPEGTELTVGAKVDLVVTKT, encoded by the coding sequence ATGGGCCAGATCACACTCGGCGATCCCAACACCAAGATCTTCCTCGGGAAATATCTTCCCGCCGGTACGCTTCGGCGACGCCTCGCCTTTTACCTCGGCATACCGTTCCTCGCGTTGCTCCTGCTTGCAGGGATATTCGATTGGATGGTCATGCCGGTCATCACCCGCCAAGGGGCAGATTTCCCACTCCCCAGTTATGTCGACATGAAGGTGATCGAAGCTGAAATGCAGCTTGAGGACCTTGACCTCAGCTACTCGATCGCCGGTGAAGAGTATGCCCCCGGTAAAGAAAAAGGGACGATCATCAATCAGTTCCCGATCGCGGGGACCCGCGTGAAGCCGGGTCGACAGATCAAGTTTGTCATCTCGATGGGGCAGAAGTATGTCGACATCCCGCAGGTGGGCGGAAAATCTGTCCGGCAGGCGACGCTCGATCTCGAAGCATCCGGGCTCCTTCTTGGCGAAGTCTCCTGGGCTTTCTCTGACACCATTCCGGAACGCGTCGTCGTTTTCTCGTATCCTGCCGCCGGGACCGAGGTACCCGTAGGGACCAAGATCAACCTGATGGTCAACCGCGGACGAGCCTCAGAATATACCTATGTTCCCAAGATGGTCGGTATGCCGTTGGATGATGCTGTCAAGTTGCTGGAACAGAAGGGGCTCAAAGTCGGGATCGTCACCTACCGCACCAACGATAATTTCCTTCCGGATACGATACTGGAGCAGTCTGAGCCAGAAGGGACCGAACTGACTGTCGGCGCCAAAGTCGATCTGGTCGTCACCAAAACCTGA
- a CDS encoding hemerythrin family protein: MAKIQWQTMFETKVPSIDMQHKRLVAMINQLEDAVDSGKGVVNEEIGSVLVKLVEYTQYHFSEEENIQREIGFSEAVRHAEYHRMFVEEIKDTLMRLKDGGTVNVYELMNFLRDWLLNHILTEDRKIGIEYAQRNARHTSPLIATTAKS, from the coding sequence ATGGCGAAAATTCAGTGGCAGACCATGTTCGAGACGAAAGTCCCGTCAATCGACATGCAGCATAAACGCCTGGTGGCGATGATCAATCAACTCGAGGATGCCGTTGATTCCGGCAAGGGCGTCGTCAACGAAGAGATCGGCTCCGTCCTGGTCAAGCTGGTTGAATACACCCAGTATCATTTCTCTGAAGAAGAGAATATTCAGCGTGAGATCGGCTTCTCCGAAGCCGTCCGCCATGCTGAGTATCATCGCATGTTTGTCGAAGAGATCAAAGATACGTTGATGCGGCTCAAGGATGGCGGCACGGTCAATGTGTACGAACTGATGAATTTCCTTCGCGACTGGCTGCTCAATCATATCCTGACCGAGGACCGCAAGATCGGCATCGAGTACGCGCAGCGCAACGCGCGCCACACTAGTCCGCTTATTGCCACTACCGCCAAAAGCTGA